From Desulfuromonas soudanensis, the proteins below share one genomic window:
- a CDS encoding TetR/AcrR family transcriptional regulator yields the protein MGGIRESKKRQTREAIMAAAMRLFAEEGYERTSMEMLAREAGIGKGTIYGYFPTKDAIFLAYCEEEIDFAFAALERLSDPAAPLLEQLLTLFTSQFAFVTRNPEFGRHLVREMAFPRPASQEASRQLDGRYISGVGALLEAARERGELKEDCDIFLATVHFYSFYLVALSGWYGGYTRTPEEVEGSLRALFIQAFNGLGREPLAEQADAGLIERLKHPFTGL from the coding sequence ATGGGCGGCATTCGGGAGAGCAAAAAACGCCAGACCCGCGAGGCGATCATGGCGGCGGCGATGCGCCTCTTTGCCGAGGAGGGGTATGAGCGGACCAGCATGGAGATGCTGGCCCGGGAGGCGGGGATAGGCAAGGGGACGATCTATGGCTATTTCCCCACCAAGGATGCCATTTTTCTCGCCTACTGCGAGGAGGAGATCGATTTCGCCTTCGCCGCCCTGGAGCGCCTCTCCGACCCGGCGGCGCCGCTCCTCGAGCAGCTCCTGACCCTCTTTACCAGCCAGTTCGCCTTCGTCACCCGCAACCCCGAGTTCGGTCGCCATCTGGTGCGCGAGATGGCTTTTCCCCGTCCCGCTTCCCAGGAAGCCTCCCGGCAGCTCGACGGCCGCTACATCTCCGGTGTCGGCGCGCTTCTCGAGGCGGCCCGGGAGCGGGGGGAGCTCAAGGAGGATTGCGACATCTTTCTGGCGACGGTGCATTTCTACTCCTTCTACCTCGTCGCCCTCTCCGGGTGGTACGGAGGATACACCCGGACCCCGGAGGAGGTGGAGGGCTCCCTGCGCGCCCTCTTCATCCAGGCCTTCAACGGCCTCGGGAGAGAGCCTTTGGCCGAGCAAGCCGACGCCGGGCTCATCGAACGTCTCAAGCATCCTTTCACCGGCCTTTGA
- a CDS encoding HD domain-containing protein, whose protein sequence is MNPLALIDRYYPPGTLAHAVLLRHSTRVAARATAVAARLRCPVDLPFVEEAALLHDIGILYTDAPELGCSGTLPYLAHAYKGRELLESEGLARHALVCDRHIGVGLSAAEIAARHLPLPARDMFPVTLEEQIVTYADLFFSKNPQENDRERSFAEVRSSVERYGAEKLQILDAWYERFGP, encoded by the coding sequence ATGAACCCCCTCGCCCTCATCGATAGATACTATCCCCCCGGCACCCTGGCCCACGCAGTGCTGCTGCGTCACAGCACCCGGGTCGCCGCCAGGGCGACGGCCGTCGCCGCGCGCCTGCGCTGCCCCGTCGATCTCCCCTTCGTGGAGGAGGCCGCCCTCCTCCACGACATCGGAATTCTCTACACCGACGCTCCGGAGCTCGGCTGCAGCGGAACCCTCCCTTATCTGGCACACGCCTACAAGGGACGAGAACTTCTCGAGTCCGAGGGACTTGCCCGCCACGCCCTGGTCTGCGACCGTCATATCGGCGTCGGCCTGAGCGCCGCCGAGATCGCCGCGCGTCACCTCCCCCTGCCGGCGCGGGACATGTTCCCTGTCACTCTGGAAGAGCAGATCGTCACCTACGCCGACCTCTTCTTCTCCAAAAACCCGCAGGAAAACGACCGCGAACGCTCCTTTGCCGAGGTGCGCAGCAGCGTCGAGCGCTACGGCGCCGAAAAGCTTCAAATCCTGGACGCCTGGTACGAGCGCTTCGGACCGTGA
- a CDS encoding IS4 family transposase produces MNAGQTVFRQLLQFLPRHEFNLCARRYRGEYRAKSFTAFDQFLCLAYAQLSGRESLRDIETCLNSHREKLYHIGFRGAVSRSTLADANERRDWRIFQDFGQVLIGMAQQLYRDEPLAIELKQPLFAFDSTTIDLCLTLFPWAEFRTTKAAVKMHTLIDLRGIIPTFVAVTTGKVHDVKMLDEMPVTEEAIYTMDRGYVDFARLYAIHRQGAFFVVRAKDNLRYQRLYSLPKDKEAGVRADQVIALVTQKSKKGYPERLRRVSYVDKERNKRLVFLTNHFEIGATTVADIYKQRWQVELFFKWIKQHLRIKAFYGTSINAVKSQIWVALCIYLLVAIAKRQLSIKCTLYTFLQILEVNLFEKKPISSLVAEALKQIPDTQDYNQLNLFGY; encoded by the coding sequence ATGAACGCTGGCCAGACCGTTTTCAGACAGCTACTTCAGTTTCTCCCGCGTCACGAGTTCAACCTCTGTGCCCGACGGTATCGCGGCGAGTACCGGGCCAAAAGCTTTACTGCATTTGACCAGTTCCTGTGCCTGGCTTATGCCCAGCTATCGGGTCGCGAGAGCTTGAGGGATATCGAAACGTGCCTGAACTCTCATCGGGAGAAGCTCTACCACATCGGATTTCGTGGCGCTGTCTCCCGCTCCACCCTTGCCGACGCCAACGAGCGCCGGGATTGGCGCATTTTTCAGGATTTCGGCCAAGTCCTGATCGGCATGGCACAGCAGCTGTACCGGGATGAGCCCTTGGCCATCGAGTTGAAGCAGCCACTGTTCGCCTTTGACTCGACGACCATTGACCTCTGCCTCACCCTGTTTCCGTGGGCCGAGTTTCGCACGACCAAGGCAGCGGTCAAGATGCACACGCTCATTGACTTGCGCGGCATCATCCCCACGTTTGTGGCCGTGACAACCGGCAAAGTACATGACGTCAAGATGCTTGACGAAATGCCCGTCACCGAAGAGGCCATCTACACGATGGACCGCGGCTACGTAGATTTTGCCCGGCTCTATGCCATTCACCGACAGGGCGCCTTCTTCGTGGTGCGGGCCAAGGACAACCTACGCTACCAGCGGTTGTACTCTTTGCCCAAGGACAAGGAGGCCGGCGTCCGAGCCGACCAAGTGATTGCCTTGGTCACCCAGAAATCGAAAAAGGGTTACCCGGAGAGATTGCGCCGGGTCAGTTATGTTGATAAAGAGCGAAACAAGCGGCTTGTATTCCTCACCAACCACTTTGAAATTGGAGCCACAACGGTTGCAGACATCTATAAACAGCGCTGGCAAGTGGAGCTATTCTTCAAGTGGATCAAACAGCATCTACGAATAAAAGCGTTCTACGGGACTTCTATCAATGCGGTCAAGAGCCAGATATGGGTAGCTCTTTGCATATATCTACTTGTGGCGATCGCTAAAAGGCAGCTTAGCATCAAATGTACTCTCTACACTTTTTTGCAGATCCTGGAGGTCAATCTGTTCGAGAAAAAGCCCATTTCATCGTTGGTTGCGGAAGCGCTCAAGCAGATTCCAGACACCCAAGATTATAACCAGCTGAATTTATTCGGCTATTAA
- a CDS encoding bifunctional DedA family/phosphatase PAP2 family protein, with protein MEAWLQNLFGYLPGGASYYLLIGALSFVESLALVGIFVPGSVLIVFAGFMAAHGKGDISTLVAVSAGGAILGDLISYWAGARLGETLRQHRLFRRRQALMARANVFFIEHGGKSVFIGRFVGFLRPFIPFVAGSAHMRPLPFIVWAVTSGLLWGAAYPGLGYVFGASWKLVQLWTGRFSLAIAVLAALFVSNALFWKYLAPRLAKAGRHLWRGISLRWTSFLQKPKVQAFAAAHPALWTFVAERFSLRHGAGLYLTFALAVSTLFAALFGALTWGVFYERLSRLDQSSYTLVQELRHPVSDTFFLIVTSLGNWPVLLMIGALTLLWLILNNRDVSALILVVGTAGGELLVFVLKALFQRPRPAPFFAALQPDSASFPSGHAFVGLVFYGLIVYLLLGGIDNMRGKLALVTGGSFFALTIGLSRIYLGVHWLSDVLAGFALAALWLTFLVTAGEARRRYGGEFPWQRGWMPIRLSSWLKTTILTLAALATLFGVVDYVRTQTAVDRSPPQERR; from the coding sequence ATGGAAGCCTGGCTGCAAAACCTCTTCGGCTACCTCCCCGGCGGAGCGAGCTACTACCTGCTGATCGGAGCCCTCTCCTTCGTCGAGTCGCTGGCACTGGTGGGGATTTTCGTCCCCGGCAGCGTCCTCATCGTCTTCGCCGGCTTCATGGCCGCCCACGGCAAGGGGGACATTTCCACCCTCGTCGCGGTATCCGCCGGCGGCGCCATCCTCGGCGATCTGATCAGCTACTGGGCCGGCGCCCGACTCGGCGAAACCCTGCGTCAGCACCGCCTGTTCCGAAGGCGCCAGGCTCTGATGGCCCGGGCTAACGTCTTTTTCATCGAGCATGGCGGCAAGAGCGTCTTCATCGGCCGCTTCGTCGGCTTTCTTCGTCCCTTCATCCCCTTCGTCGCCGGCAGCGCCCACATGCGCCCCCTCCCCTTCATCGTCTGGGCCGTGACCAGCGGTCTCCTCTGGGGGGCGGCCTACCCGGGACTCGGCTACGTCTTCGGCGCCAGCTGGAAACTGGTGCAGCTGTGGACCGGCCGCTTCAGCCTGGCCATCGCCGTATTGGCTGCGCTTTTCGTCAGCAACGCCCTCTTCTGGAAATACCTGGCCCCCCGTCTGGCAAAGGCCGGCCGTCACCTGTGGCGGGGGATTTCCCTTCGCTGGACGTCCTTTTTGCAGAAACCGAAGGTACAGGCCTTCGCCGCCGCCCACCCGGCGCTCTGGACCTTTGTCGCCGAGCGCTTTTCCCTTCGCCACGGCGCAGGGCTCTACCTGACTTTCGCCCTGGCCGTCAGCACTCTCTTTGCCGCCCTCTTCGGCGCCCTGACCTGGGGGGTCTTTTATGAACGCCTCTCCCGCCTCGACCAGAGCAGCTACACCCTGGTGCAGGAGTTGCGCCACCCGGTGAGCGACACCTTCTTTCTAATCGTCACCTCCCTCGGCAACTGGCCGGTCCTGCTGATGATCGGCGCCCTGACCCTGCTCTGGCTGATTCTGAACAACCGCGACGTTTCGGCGCTGATTCTCGTTGTCGGCACCGCCGGCGGCGAACTGCTGGTCTTCGTCCTCAAAGCCCTCTTCCAGCGCCCGCGCCCCGCCCCTTTTTTTGCAGCCCTGCAACCCGACTCGGCCAGCTTCCCCAGCGGCCATGCCTTCGTCGGTCTGGTCTTCTACGGTCTGATCGTCTACCTGCTCCTCGGGGGCATCGATAATATGCGGGGGAAGCTGGCACTGGTCACCGGCGGCAGTTTTTTCGCCCTGACCATCGGCCTGAGCCGCATCTACCTCGGCGTCCACTGGCTCAGCGACGTCCTGGCCGGCTTCGCCCTGGCGGCCCTGTGGCTGACGTTTCTGGTCACCGCCGGTGAGGCGCGGCGCCGCTACGGCGGCGAATTCCCCTGGCAAAGGGGGTGGATGCCGATCCGGCTCTCCTCCTGGCTCAAAACGACCATTCTCACCCTTGCGGCCCTGGCCACCCTCTTCGGGGTCGTCGACTACGTCAGGACCCAAACGGCTGTCGACCGTTCACCGCCGCAGGAGCGGCGCTAA
- a CDS encoding agmatine deiminase family protein — MSNRLPAEWEAQDGVLLAWPHADSDWHPILDEVEPVFVHIATRISRFEQVLIVAPEPQAVAEILRQAGALMERVHLYALPANDTWSRDFGPITVLQKGRPLLLDFGFNGWGLKFASNHDNQITRLLHEAGAFGTTERRSIGLILEGGSIESDGCGTILTTAECLLNPNRNPHLDRSEIEAALAPLLGADHFLWLEHGYLAGDDTDSHVDTLARLCPDDTISYVRCDDPEDEHFDALGRMEQELQALRTRDGRPYRLNPLPWPSPRYDEEGERLPATYANYLIINGAVLVPTYRDLNDAAALAAIGDAFPGRQIIGIDCLPLILQHGSLHCVTMQIPRGVLP, encoded by the coding sequence ATGAGCAACAGACTCCCCGCCGAATGGGAGGCCCAGGACGGCGTCCTCCTCGCCTGGCCCCACGCCGACAGCGACTGGCACCCGATCCTCGACGAGGTCGAGCCGGTCTTCGTCCATATCGCCACCCGGATCAGCCGCTTCGAGCAGGTGCTCATCGTCGCCCCCGAACCGCAGGCCGTCGCCGAGATCCTGCGCCAGGCCGGAGCGCTTATGGAACGGGTGCACCTCTACGCCCTCCCCGCCAACGACACCTGGTCCCGGGATTTCGGGCCGATCACCGTTCTGCAAAAGGGTCGGCCCCTCCTCCTCGACTTCGGCTTCAACGGCTGGGGGCTCAAATTCGCCAGCAACCACGACAACCAGATCACCCGTCTCCTCCATGAGGCCGGGGCCTTCGGGACAACCGAGCGACGGAGCATCGGCCTGATTCTCGAAGGGGGGAGCATCGAGAGCGACGGATGCGGCACCATCCTCACCACCGCCGAGTGCCTTCTCAACCCCAACCGTAATCCGCACCTCGACAGGTCCGAAATCGAGGCGGCACTGGCCCCCCTCCTCGGCGCCGATCACTTCCTGTGGCTCGAACACGGCTACCTCGCCGGCGACGACACCGACTCCCACGTCGACACCCTGGCCCGCCTCTGCCCCGACGACACCATCAGTTACGTCCGCTGCGACGACCCGGAGGACGAGCACTTCGACGCCCTCGGCCGCATGGAGCAGGAGCTGCAGGCCCTGCGTACCCGCGACGGCCGCCCCTACCGATTGAATCCCCTCCCCTGGCCCTCTCCCCGTTACGACGAGGAGGGGGAGCGCCTTCCGGCCACCTATGCCAATTACCTGATCATCAACGGCGCGGTCCTGGTCCCCACCTACCGCGATCTCAACGACGCCGCCGCTCTGGCCGCCATCGGCGACGCCTTCCCGGGGCGGCAGATCATTGGAATCGACTGCCTCCCCTTGATCCTGCAGCACGGCTCCCTGCACTGCGTCACCATGCAGATCCCCCGGGGAGTCTTGCCATGA
- a CDS encoding carbon-nitrogen hydrolase: protein MNRLIVGLVQQSCSAVRSENIDKSIKGIREAAARGASLVVLQELHTGLYFCQSEDTAVFDQAETIPGPSTATFGALAKELGIVLVTSLFEKRAPGLYHNTAVIFEKDGTIAGTYRKMHIPDDPGYYEKFYFTPGDLGFNPIDTSVGRLGVLVCWDQWYPEGARLMAMAGAEILIYPTAIGYDPRDPEDEQQRQRDAWITIQRSHAVANGIPVVSVNRVGFEADPGSGPGALFWGSSFVAGCQGEFLARAGEGSEEVLTVELDRQRSEDVRRIWPYLRDRRIDAYGDLVKRYRD, encoded by the coding sequence ATGAACAGATTGATCGTCGGCCTGGTCCAGCAGAGCTGCAGCGCCGTGCGCAGCGAAAACATCGACAAAAGCATCAAGGGGATCCGCGAGGCTGCGGCCCGCGGCGCCTCTCTTGTCGTCCTACAGGAGCTGCACACCGGACTCTACTTCTGCCAGAGCGAGGACACCGCCGTCTTCGACCAGGCCGAAACGATTCCCGGGCCGTCCACGGCAACCTTCGGCGCCCTGGCCAAAGAACTGGGGATCGTTCTCGTCACCTCCCTCTTCGAAAAACGCGCCCCCGGGCTCTACCACAACACCGCCGTCATCTTCGAAAAGGACGGCACCATCGCCGGGACCTACCGCAAGATGCACATCCCCGACGATCCCGGTTACTACGAGAAGTTCTACTTCACCCCCGGCGACCTCGGTTTCAACCCCATCGACACCTCCGTCGGCCGCCTCGGCGTCCTCGTCTGCTGGGACCAGTGGTATCCGGAAGGGGCGCGCCTGATGGCCATGGCCGGCGCCGAAATCCTCATTTACCCCACCGCCATCGGCTACGACCCCCGCGACCCCGAAGACGAGCAGCAGCGCCAGCGAGACGCCTGGATCACCATCCAGCGTTCCCACGCCGTCGCCAACGGCATCCCTGTCGTCAGCGTCAACCGCGTCGGCTTCGAAGCCGATCCCGGAAGCGGCCCCGGCGCCCTCTTCTGGGGGAGCAGCTTCGTCGCCGGATGCCAGGGGGAGTTTCTCGCCCGGGCCGGCGAAGGGAGCGAAGAGGTCCTCACCGTCGAACTCGACCGGCAGCGCAGCGAGGACGTGCGCCGCATCTGGCCCTACCTGCGGGACCGGCGCATCGACGCCTACGGCGATCTGGTCAAGCGCTACCGCGACTGA
- a CDS encoding NfeD family protein, producing the protein MSFTLLYWHWLALGMILIIAELFVPSFTIFWFGLGAVLVALLLLLFPTIPLTGQLLCFALASGLFTWLWFRYLRPLMTDRTKAGLSREAALGESGQVIKAPLEGQRGVVRFTIPLLGNDEWPFICQTPTAVGDRVVVREISGNTLIVEKR; encoded by the coding sequence ATGAGCTTCACCCTTCTCTACTGGCACTGGCTGGCCCTCGGCATGATTCTCATCATCGCCGAGCTCTTCGTGCCGAGCTTCACCATCTTCTGGTTCGGCCTCGGCGCCGTCCTCGTCGCCCTTCTCCTCCTTTTGTTCCCGACGATTCCCCTCACCGGCCAGCTTCTCTGCTTTGCGCTCGCCTCCGGTCTCTTCACCTGGCTGTGGTTTCGTTATCTCCGGCCTCTGATGACCGACCGCACCAAGGCCGGCCTCTCCCGTGAAGCGGCCCTCGGCGAAAGCGGCCAGGTGATCAAGGCCCCTCTCGAGGGACAGCGCGGCGTGGTGCGCTTCACCATCCCCCTGCTCGGCAACGACGAGTGGCCCTTCATCTGCCAGACGCCGACGGCCGTCGGCGACCGGGTCGTCGTCCGGGAGATTTCCGGCAACACCCTGATCGTCGAAAAACGCTAA
- a CDS encoding SPFH domain-containing protein, whose translation MAGIVLVVIFVILVLVTITLGVRLVPQGSKYVIQRLGKFHSTLSPGLNIIIPYIDTVAYKVTTKDIVLDIPSQEVITRDNAVIIANAVAYLNIVSPEKAVYGVTDYIVAIQTLVQTSLRSIVGEMDLDDALSSRDMIKAKLKAAISDDISDWGITLKTVEIQDITPSKTMQTAMEEQAAAERGRRATITRAEGEKSAAILSADGRLEASKRDAQAQVVLAEASQRAIQKVTEAIQANEMPVLYLLGEKYIEAVRQISTANNAKVVLLPADIPAAVRGIIGTLGK comes from the coding sequence ATGGCAGGGATCGTTCTCGTTGTTATTTTCGTCATTCTCGTTCTCGTCACCATCACGCTCGGGGTGCGCCTCGTCCCCCAGGGGAGCAAGTACGTCATCCAGCGCCTCGGCAAGTTTCACAGCACCCTCTCACCGGGGCTCAACATCATCATCCCCTACATCGATACCGTGGCCTACAAGGTCACCACCAAGGACATCGTTCTCGACATCCCCTCCCAGGAAGTCATCACCCGCGACAACGCGGTGATCATCGCCAACGCCGTCGCCTATCTCAACATCGTCTCCCCGGAAAAGGCGGTCTACGGCGTCACCGACTACATCGTCGCCATCCAGACCCTGGTGCAGACCTCCCTGCGCTCCATCGTCGGCGAGATGGACCTCGACGACGCCCTCTCCTCGCGGGACATGATCAAGGCCAAGCTCAAGGCCGCCATCTCCGACGACATCTCCGACTGGGGGATCACCCTCAAGACCGTCGAGATCCAGGACATCACCCCCTCCAAAACCATGCAGACGGCGATGGAAGAGCAGGCCGCCGCCGAACGGGGACGCCGGGCCACCATCACCCGCGCCGAGGGTGAGAAGTCCGCCGCCATCCTCAGCGCCGACGGCCGCCTCGAAGCCTCCAAGCGCGACGCCCAGGCCCAGGTGGTCCTCGCCGAAGCGAGCCAGCGGGCCATCCAGAAGGTCACCGAGGCGATCCAGGCCAACGAGATGCCGGTCCTCTACCTCCTCGGCGAAAAATACATCGAAGCAGTACGGCAGATCTCCACGGCCAACAACGCCAAGGTCGTTCTCCTCCCTGCGGACATCCCGGCGGCGGTGCGGGGGATCATCGGAACGCTGGGGAAGTGA
- a CDS encoding YciI family protein, which translates to MLYVICCTDKANHLQVRMDNRPAHVEYLKSFGAKLFAAGPTLNEAGDMNGSVVILDLDSRTDAEAFAAGDPYAKAGLFSAVTINAWKKVLP; encoded by the coding sequence ATGCTCTACGTCATCTGCTGCACCGACAAGGCCAATCATCTGCAGGTGCGCATGGACAACCGTCCGGCGCACGTCGAATATCTCAAGAGCTTCGGTGCAAAGCTTTTCGCCGCCGGGCCGACCCTGAACGAGGCGGGGGACATGAACGGTTCGGTGGTCATCCTCGATCTCGACAGCCGCACCGACGCCGAGGCCTTTGCCGCCGGCGATCCCTACGCCAAGGCCGGCCTCTTCAGCGCCGTGACCATCAACGCCTGGAAAAAAGTTCTCCCCTGA